From the genome of Glycine max cultivar Williams 82 chromosome 2, Glycine_max_v4.0, whole genome shotgun sequence, one region includes:
- the LOC100813912 gene encoding linoleate 9S-lipoxygenase-4-like: protein MQPQQKVIVTPLSISPHIETVIQMAASDWISVVLPVVSYLKQMLLVISGAYLVKNEDIWKTKNLGHILESCGCPINSSADPVATIEREGVAVKDPSAPHGVRLLIEDYPYASDGLEIWDAIKSWVEEYVSFYYKSAEELQKDPELQAWWKELVEVGHGDLKDKPWTVSIRRFNPEKEFFKTITGKKKTLIDLTVIEILSRHESDEFYLGQRDGGDYWTSDAGPLEAFKRFGKNLEEIEKKLIEKNNDETLRNCYGPTKMP from the exons ATGCAGCCTCAGCAGAAG GTCATAGTGACTCCGCTGTCTATTTCTCCTCATATTGAGACTGTTATTCAAATGGCAGCTTCTGATTGGATTTCTGTTGTGCTTCCTG TTGTTTCTtatttgaagcaaatgcttCTTGTAATTTCTGGGGCATATCTTGTGAAAAATGAGGACATTTGGAAAACAAAGAATCTTGGGCATATTTTAGAATCCTGTGGCTGTCCTATAAATTCTAGTGCAGATCCTGTGGCAACAATAGAACGAGA AGGAGTTGCTGTTAAGGATCCATCTGCTCCCCATGGAGTTAGACTTTTGATCGAGGACTATCCTTATGCTTCTGATGGGCTAGAGATATGGGATGCTATCAAGTCTTGGGTGGAAGAATATGTCTCATTCTACTACAAGTCAGCTGAGGAACTTCAGAAAGACCCCGAGCTCCAAGCTTGGTGGAAAGAACTTGTAGAGGTGGGTCATGGGGATTTGAAGGATAAGCCATG GACAGTATCCATACGGAGGTTTAATCCTGAGAAGGAATTTTTTAAGACTATTACTGGCAAGAAAAAGACCCTCATTGACCTTACAGTTATAGAAATTTTATCAAGGCACGAATCTGATGAGTTTTACCTTGGGCAGAGAGATGGTGGTGACTACTGGACTTCTGATGCCGGGCCATTAGAGGCCTTTAAGAGGTTTGGAAAGAATCTTGAAGAGATTGAAAAGAAGCTTATAGAGAAGAACAATGATGAGACATTGAGAAACTGCTATGGGCCGACTAAAATGCCTTAG